The Parabacteroides timonensis sequence CAATGAAATAACGTGATTTTTTGTTACCATCATTTTACCGTAGAACGGTACATCGACTTCAGTCTTTTCAGGCTTATGTTCGTCATTGTAAGGGTTCTCAATGAACTCTTTAACCTTGTCTTTCAATTGCTTAATATCGATGAACTGGTTGTCGCAGAGAATTTGGTTATTACTGTTGATCAGTACAACCAGGATGTTTCTCTTTTTAATATCCATTTCATCGTTTTTCTTCTGGTCTTTGGGTACAGGCGGCGGTAAACGTCTTGCCAAACCTTTATCTGTATCCATTGAGGTAGTAATAAGGAAGAAGATAAGCAACATGAAAGCAATATCGGCTGAAGAAGTCGCATTCATTGCGGGCACTTTTCTTTTTTTTCTTCCCATATCGCTTGAATTGTTTTATATCGTATTTCTTATTACTATTATCTATTAAGCATTCTCTTTACAGAACCGGCTGCAACAGCGATGATGATCAGGACCATCAAAATAACTGTAGAATAAATCCACATGTCTGTAACTTTCAGCCACAAAGGAATATTGTATGCCTGAGAATCTGCATTCAGACCTTTCAAAGGAGTTGCGTC is a genomic window containing:
- a CDS encoding biopolymer transporter ExbD is translated as MGRKKRKVPAMNATSSADIAFMLLIFFLITTSMDTDKGLARRLPPPVPKDQKKNDEMDIKKRNILVVLINSNNQILCDNQFIDIKQLKDKVKEFIENPYNDEHKPEKTEVDVPFYGKMMVTKNHVISLMNDRGTEYQAYIDVQNELAKAYNELRDDVSRKKFGKAFADLEDEQQKAVQMIYPQKISEAEPKNYGDKK